Proteins encoded in a region of the Raphanus sativus cultivar WK10039 chromosome 8, ASM80110v3, whole genome shotgun sequence genome:
- the LOC108837160 gene encoding SNF2 domain-containing protein CLASSY 1-like — protein sequence MKRKRYYQLNHTFDPCAFEVFSSGTWKAVEYLRVESGSMTMRLLEKGHVLDDVKPFQWLRLRSRKATTIDCTTFLRHGVDVCVLYQKDEVTPEDDLDPVWVDAKIVSIERKPHEPECLCEFYVSIYIDQGCISSEKHRMNRASVLMGLDQISILQKFPKEQSVDRFYRWRYSEDSASLVKTRLTLGKFMSDLSWLLVTSVLKSTVFHIKTIQNKMVYLIVNGEEESTSSSCLSAMNITVEDGVYMSKVVTFSPDESNGTPALDYVHVEEEEESEEEEEEEVMELRRSKRRNMRPERYGFSGVLPDSKDGWVRLMPYKYSTWTDDDEDDDDEEDSNDDDDRDTDDDLYLPLSHFFGENSSAKGFSKGKESEIVLVDKAARKRKKKMKMKMKKRDGTGRSRELSVIPFTPVFDPIPLEEFGFNANSLWSGNLMDEMDRYRSKATSKYGKKKMLSEMDEMESDLGWVDNMSKSSVQKKTGSRSRIRSGYGKAGHSDEPQIFKKRTLSAGAYNKLIESYMSNIDSTIAAKKETNSVVEQWEALKNPTSTAMEGEDGSSEDDDDDSEGETSENEMLWREMELCMASSYILDDNELRVDNEAFQKATSGCEHDYELNEEIGMCCRLCGHVGSEIRDVSAPFARQKKWTTEAKHINEEDIIDTKVKQDGDESRSFTMPVASLEEVPSPDESENVWSLIPQLKRKLHMHQRKAFEFLWRNLAGSVIPSMMDPSSDKIGGCVVSHTPGAGKTFLIIAFLASYLKIFPGKRPLVLAPKTTLYTWYKEFIKWEIPVPVHLIHGRRTYCVAKEDKIQFKGIPKPSQDVSHVIDCLDKIQKWHAQPSVLVMGYTSFLTLMREDSKFAHRKYMAKVLRESPGLLVLDEGHNPRSTKSRLRKALMKVDTDLRVLLSGTLFQNNFCEYFNTLCLARPKFIHEVLMELDEKFNTNQTVQKAPHLIENRARKFFLDIIAKKIDTKVGDERLQGLNMLRNMTSGFIDNYEGSGSGSGDVLPGLQIYTLLMNSTDLQHKTLNKLQTIMSTYPGYPLELELLITLAAIHPWLVKTSTCCAKFFNPEELFEIEKLKHDAKKGSKVMFVLNLVFRVVKREKILIFCHNIAPIRLFLELFENVFRWKRGREILTLTGDLELFDRGRVIDKFEEHGGPSRVLLASITACAEGISLTAASRVIMLDSEWNPSKTKQAIARAFRPGQQKVVYVYQLLSRGTLEEDKYRRTTWKEWVSSMIFSEEFVEDPSQWQAEKIEDDVLREIVEEDKVKSFHMIMKNEKASTG from the exons ATGAAGAGAAAGCGTTACTATCAGTTGAACCATACGTTTGATCCATGCG CTTTCGAGGTGTTCAGTTCAGGGACTTGGAAGGCCGTGGAGTACTTAAGAGTCGAGAGTGGATCGATGACCATGCGACTTTTGGAGAAGGGGCATGTATTGGATGATGTAAAACCTTTTCAATGGCTTCGTCTTAGATCAAGAAAGGCCACTACCATCGACTGCACCACTTTTCTACGCCACGGTGTTGATGTTTGTGTTCTCTATCAGAAAGATGAAGTGACTCCAGAGGATGACTTGGACCCG GTTTGGGTTGATGCAAAGATTGTATCAATAGAGAGGAAGCCTCATGAACCTGAGTGCTTGTGTGAGTTCTACGTCAGCATCTATATAGACCAAGGCTGCATCAGTTCGGAGAAGCATAGGATGAATAGAGCTTCTGTGCTCATGGGACTGGACCAAATCTCCATTCTACAAAAGTTTCCCAAGGAACAAAGCGTGGACCGGTTCTACAGATGGAGATACTCCGAGGACAGTGCTTCGCTGGTGAAAACAAGGCTTACACTCGGCAAGTTCATGTCTGATCTCTCTTGGCTTCTTGTTACATCAGTCTTGAAAAGCACAGTGTTCCATATCAAAACAATCCAAAACAAGATGGTGTATCTGATTGTGAATGGTGAAGAGGAGTCTACTAGTAGTTCTTGTTTGAGTGCAATGAATATAACGGTGGAAGATGGAGTTTACATGTCAAAGGTGGTTACATTCAGTCCAGATGAGAGCAATGGTACTCCTGCTCTAGATTATGTTCAtgtagaggaggaggaggaaagtgaagaggaggaggaggaggaggtgatgGAGCTGCGTCGATCCAAGAGAAGAAACATGAGGCCTGAAAGATATGGTTTCTCTGGGGTTCTGCCAGATTCAAAGGATGGATGGGTAAGGCTGATGCCATATAAGTACAGCACATGGACTGATGAcgacgaagatgatgatgatgaagaagatagtaatgatgatgatgatagagaTACAGATGATGATTTGTACTTACCCTTATCACACTTCTTTGGGGAAAATAGCAGCGCAAAGGGGTTTAGTAAGGGTAAGGAAAGTGAGATTGTTTTGGTAGACAAAGCAgcgaggaagaggaagaagaagatgaagatgaagatgaagaaaagagATGGAACTGGTCGAAGCCGCGAGCTCTCAGTTATTCCCTTCACTCCTGTCTTTGACCCTATACCGTTGGAAGAGTTTGGTTTCAATGCAAACAGTTTGTGGAGTGGTAATTTGATGGATGAGATGGATAGGTATCGTAGTAAAGCTACGTCTAAATatgggaagaagaagatgttgtCTGAAATGGATGAGATGGAATCTGACTTGGGTTGGGTTGACAACATGAGCAAGTCCTCGGTCCAAAAGAAAACAGGATCACGCTCCCGGATAAGGTCTGGTTATGGGAAAGCCGGACATTCTGATGAACCGCAGATATTCAAGAAGAGAACATTGAGCGCAGGTGCTTATAACAAGCTGATAGAGTCATACATGAGTAATATTGACTCCACGATTGCAGCCAAGAAGGAAACAAACAGTGTTGTTGAGCAATGGGAAGCGTTAAAGAACCCCACAAGCACTGCAATGGAAGGTGAAGACGGGTCGagtgaggatgatgatgatgatagtgaGGGAGAGACGTCGGAGAATGAGATGTTATGGAGGGAGATGGAACTATGTATGGCTTCTTCTTACATTCTTGATGACAATGAG TTGAGAGTGGATAACGAGGCGTTCCAGAAAGCAACAAGTGGTTGTGAACATGATTATGAACTGAATGAAGAAATAGGAATGTGTTGCAGATTATGTGGTCATGTAGGATCGGAGATAAGAGATGTTTCTGCACCTTTT GCGAGACAAAAGAAATGGACCACAGAGGCTAAGCACATCAACGAAGAAGACATTATTGACACTAAGGTGAAACAAGATGGAGATGAGAGCCGCAGTTTCACTATGCCTGTGGCTTCCTTAGAAGAGGTTCCCTCGCCTGATGAAAGTGAGAACGTTTGGTCACTAATACCACAGCTCAAGAGAAAACTTCACATGCACCAGAGAAAAGCCTTTGAGTTTCTCTGGAGGAACCTAGCCGGGTCAGTGATTCCCTCCATGATGGATCCGAGTTCAGATAAGATAGGTGGCTGCGTGGTTTCTCACACCCCTGGAGCAGGCAAGACGTTTCTCATCATTGCTTTTCTTGCAAGCTACTTGAAGATATTCCCTGGGAAGAGGCCTTTGGTTCTTGCTCCCAAAACAACCTTGTACACATGGTACAAGGAGTTCATCAAATGGGAGATTCCAGTTCCCGTTCACTTGATCCATGGCCGTAGAACCTACTGTGTAGCCAAAGAGGACAAGATTCAGTTCAAGGGGATTCCGAAACCGAGCCAAGATGTTAGTCATGTTATCGACTGTTTAGACAAGATTCAGAAGTGGCATGCGCAGCCTAGTGTTCTTGTAATGGGTTACACTTCGTTTCTAACACTGATGAGAGAAGATTCCAAGTTTGCTCACAGAAAGTATATGGCTAAAGTACTTAGAGAGTCTCCAGGGCTTCTGGTTCTAGACGAGGGACACAACCCTAGGAGTACCAAGTCGAGATTGCGAAAGGCTTTGATGAAAGTTGACACTGACTTGAGGGTTCTGCTGTCTGGTACACTGTTTCAGAACAACTTCTGTGAGTACTTCAACACTTTGTGCTTGGCTAGACCCAAGTTTATCCATGAGGTTCTAATGGAGTTGGACGAGAAGTTCAATACCAACCAAACTGTACAAAAGGCGCCTCACTTGATCGAAAACAGAGCGAGGAAGTTCTTCCTTGACATCATAGCCAAGAAGATTGACACAAAAGTTGGAGACGAGCGCTTGCAAGGACTTAACATGTTGAGGAACATGACCAGCGGTTTCATCGATAACTATGAAGGAAGTGGAAGCGGAAGTGGTGATGTTCTTCCTGGTTTGCAGATCTACACGTTGTTGATGAACTCCACTGATTTACAGCACAAGACTCTTAACAAACTTCAGACGATAATGTCCACTTACCCTGGTTATCCCCTCGAGTTGGAGCTTCTCATAACCTTAGCAGCTATCCATCCTTGGCTGGTTAAAACCTCTACATGTTGTGCTAAGTTCTTCAACCCTGAGGAGCTTTTTGAGATTGAGAAGCTCAAGCATGACGCCAAGAAAGGATCCAAAGTCATGTTTGTGCTGAACCTCGTGTTTAGGGTGGTTAAGAGGGAGAAGATTCTCATCTTCTGCCACAACATTGCGCCCATCCGCCTGTTTCTTGAGCTGTTTGAGAATGTGTTCAGGtggaagagagggagagagatcCTTACCTTAACAGGGGATCTTGAGCTGTTTGACAGAGGCAGAGTGATAGACAAATTCGAAGAACACGGAGGTCCTTCTCGTGTTCTGCTGGCTTCCATCACAGCTTGTGCAGAAGGGATCAGTCTAACTGCTGCTTCAAGGGTGATCATGCTTGACTCGGAGTGGAATCCTTCCAAGACAAAGCAAGCAATAGCACGCGCGTTCAGACCAGGACAGCAGAAAGTGGTGTACGTCTACCAGCTCTTGTCCAGAGGAACACTTGAGGAAGACAAATACAGGAGGACGACGTGGAAAGAGTGGGTCTCAAGTATGATTTTCAGCGAAGAATTTGTAGAGGACCCGTCACAGTGGCAAGCTGAAAAGATTGAAGATGATGTTCTCAGAGAGATCGTAGAGGAAGACAAAGTCAAATCTTTCCATATGATCATGAAGAACGAGAAAGCTTCAACTGGTTGA
- the LOC108821783 gene encoding uncharacterized protein LOC108821783 isoform X1, which yields MGCDGHGKLSDSEFSKPLPWIGVYVAAASLICGLAMFTDLLRGFRNRRFWFPCRSFSLNATTLTFLAVCVKLSVDLNTCMPSRQDQLSKLSSNVFVCTVMANSMPSLGLMVTRDLLMNLVALGILVVTDVVNICIQLGTGAIYVFPQEHALVIVLTLLMFVILTFSAITVPATKRFLEVKYKKSYEVALKQCPLYQTERRGGFCELKEDLIKFWMMAHTCSPQFVMARSVTCTTSGFLCFLSALTLSEAILRSYFLQPRSLGFCSGDSDYKWSTTLVLFSQTAAVAIGTVAPASRWFTAVNLRCCSSGANKSLRDELRVESYWVESLSEKKEHPLNFWMLHGRRSRKLAHDVNRCILDLSIAVQYGIVFASKFLRFIAVYCVSRIKTNPDSSSRSNPTREYVLHLEGEEELVDYMARSNREATNHLIQKGRKKQPRNLIELLEATDPVSKGFEGILEFDSDEVASLTASGEPPNCWALPLVTLTSVASALPNINPCLVKKFAKAVNEALVYVKKFEDVLDTEGELANSRKAAEVVWLCVDLYHKWLNVDLQKLSKQQQRARPQEVFKELADIAKKEFDESWEKNMMLKPSRWPIKTLAANSMYRISQTLLKKYQARNIGTEDDTLFREVERMVSDIVAGCFCNTARVVGMQCLVTAVEVREASVREAAMHLGRTEKILEIVDRRCIPALSHLKVAKIDGWREFYKTNKCISSTTHPSTQCTTRQLILTIE from the coding sequence ATGGGGTGCGATGGTCACGGCAAGCTTAGCGATTCAGAGTTCAGCAAACCCTTACCTTGGATAGGCGTCTACGTAGCTgcagcttcactcatctgcggACTCGCCATGTTCACCGATCTCCTCCGCGGCTTCCGCAACCGCAGGTTCTGGTTCCCCTGCAGGTCCTTCTCTCTCAACGCCACCACTCTAACCTTCCTCGCCGTCTGCGTCAAACTCTCGGTTGATCTCAACACTTGCATGCCTAGTCGCCAGGACCAGCTCTCTAAGCTCAGCAGCAACGTCTTCGTCTGCACCGTGATGGCCAACTCCATGCCTTCTCTGGGTTTGATGGTCACTCGAGACCTCCTCATGAACCTCGTGGCTCTCGGGATTCTCGTCGTCACCGACGTTGTCAACATCTGTATCCAGCTAGGGACAGGTGCCATCTACGTCTTCCCTCAAGAGCACGCTTTGGTCATCGTCCTCACGCTTCTAATGTTTGTGATCTTGACCTTCTCAGCTATCACGGTTCCCGCCACAAAGCGTTTCTTGGAGGTCAAGTATAAGAAGAGTTACGAGGTGGCTTTGAAGCAGTGTCCTCTGTATCAGACGGAGAGAAGAGGAGGGTTTTGTGAGCTCAAAGAAGATCTGATCAAGTTCTGGATGATGGCTCACACTTGTAGCCCTCAGTTCGTTATGGCTCGATCTGTCACCTGCACCACCTCtggtttcctctgtttcttgagTGCACTCACCTTGTCTGAAGCCATTCTCCGCTCCTACTTTCTTCAACCACGCTCTCTCGGTTTCTGTAGTGGAGACTCTGACTACAAATGGTCAACAACTTTGGTTTTATTCTCCCAAACGGCTGCAGTGGCCATAGGGACGGTTGCTCCAGCGAGCAGATGGTTCACTGCAGTGAACTTACGGTGTTGTTCATCAGGAGCAAACAAATCATTGAGAGATGAGTTGAGAGTAGAGAGTTATTGGGTGGAGAGTCTCTCGGAGAAGAAAGAACATCCCTTGAACTTTTGGATGCTCCATGGTCGCCGCAGTAGGAAGCTTGCGCACGACGTAAACCGATGCATTCTTGATCTCTCCATTGCAGTACAGTACGGTATAGTGTTTGCTAGCAAGTTCCTCCGATTCATCGCTGTCTACTGTGTGAGTAGGATCAAAACAAACCCTGACTCGTCCTCTAGATCAAATCCAACCAGAGAATACGTTCTGCATCTCGAAGGAGAAGAGGAGCTGGTTGATTACATGGCGAGGAGCAACCGCGAGGCCACAAACCACTTGATACAAAAGGGTCGGAAGAAGCAGCCGCGGAACTTGATAGAGCTCTTGGAGGCAACAGATCCCGTCTCAAAAGGATTTGAAGGGATATTAGAGTTTGACAGCGACGAGGTGGCTTCTCTGACGGCCTCTGGAGAGCCACCTAATTGCTGGGCTCTTCCTTTGGTAACACTGACGAGTGTAGCTTCTGCACTTCCAAACATCAACCCTTGCTTGGTGAAGAAGTTCGCGAAGGCTGTAAACGAGGCGTTGGTCTATGTCAAGAAGTTTGAAGACGTCTTAGACACTGAAGGAGAGTTAGCCAACAGCAGGAAAGCTGCTGAAGTAGTTTGGTTATGTGTTGATCTCTACCATAAGTGGCTCAACGTGGATCTACAGAAACTATCTAAGCAGCAACAGAGGGCAAGACCACAAGAAGTTTTTAAAGAGCTTGCGGATATAGCAAAGAAAGAGTTCGACGAATCGTGGGAGAAGAACATGATGCTGAAGCCCTCGCGCTGGCCCATCAAGACTCTGGCAGCAAACTCTATGTACAGAATCAGCCAAACTCTTTTGAAGAAATACCAAGCAAGAAACATTGGAACAGAGGATGATACTCTGTTCAGAGAGGTGGAGAGGATGGTATCGGACATAGTAGCAGGTTGCTTCTGCAACACGGCAAGGGTGGTGGGAATGCAGTGTTTGGTAACGGCGGTGGAAGTGAGGGAAGCGTCGGTGAGAGAAGCGGCAATGCATCTGGGGAGAACAGAGAAGATACTTGAGATCGTGGACAGGAGATGCATCCCTGCTCTGTCTCATCTCAAAGTGGCCAAGATCGATGGATGGAGAGAGTTTTATAAGACCAATAAATGCATCTCTTCCACTACTCATCCTTCGACTCAGTGTACAACTCGTCAACTCATTCTCACCATAGAGTAA
- the LOC108821783 gene encoding uncharacterized protein LOC108821783 isoform X2, giving the protein MGCDGHGKLSDSEFSKPLPWIGVYVAAASLICGLAMFTDLLRGFRNRRFWFPCRSFSLNATTLTFLAVCVKLSVDLNTCMPSRQDQLSKLSSNVFVCTVMANSMPSLGLMVTRDLLMNLVALGILVVTDVVNICIQLGTGAIYVFPQEHALVIVLTLLMFVILTFSAITVPATKRFLEVKYKKSYEVALKQCPLYQTERRGGFCELKEDLIKFWMMAHTCSPQFVMARSVTCTTSGFLCFLSALTLSEAILRSYFLQPRSLGFCSGDSDYKWSTTLVLFSQTAAVAIGTVAPASRWFTAVNLRCCSSGANKSLRDELRVESYWVESLSEKKEHPLNFWMLHGRRSRKLAHDVNRCILDLSIAVQYGIVFASKFLRFIAVYCVSRIKTNPDSSSRSNPTREYVLHLEGEEELVDYMARSNREATNHLIQKGRKKQPRNLIELLEATDPVSKGFEGILEFDSDEVASLTASGEPPNCWALPLVTLTSVASALPNINPCLVKKFAKAVNEALVYVKKFEDVLDTEGELANSRKAAEVVWLCVDLYHKWLNVDLQKLSKQQQRARPQEVFKELADIAKKEFDESWEKNMMLKPSRWPIKTLAANSMYRISQTLLKNGGSEGSVGERSGNASGENREDT; this is encoded by the exons ATGGGGTGCGATGGTCACGGCAAGCTTAGCGATTCAGAGTTCAGCAAACCCTTACCTTGGATAGGCGTCTACGTAGCTgcagcttcactcatctgcggACTCGCCATGTTCACCGATCTCCTCCGCGGCTTCCGCAACCGCAGGTTCTGGTTCCCCTGCAGGTCCTTCTCTCTCAACGCCACCACTCTAACCTTCCTCGCCGTCTGCGTCAAACTCTCGGTTGATCTCAACACTTGCATGCCTAGTCGCCAGGACCAGCTCTCTAAGCTCAGCAGCAACGTCTTCGTCTGCACCGTGATGGCCAACTCCATGCCTTCTCTGGGTTTGATGGTCACTCGAGACCTCCTCATGAACCTCGTGGCTCTCGGGATTCTCGTCGTCACCGACGTTGTCAACATCTGTATCCAGCTAGGGACAGGTGCCATCTACGTCTTCCCTCAAGAGCACGCTTTGGTCATCGTCCTCACGCTTCTAATGTTTGTGATCTTGACCTTCTCAGCTATCACGGTTCCCGCCACAAAGCGTTTCTTGGAGGTCAAGTATAAGAAGAGTTACGAGGTGGCTTTGAAGCAGTGTCCTCTGTATCAGACGGAGAGAAGAGGAGGGTTTTGTGAGCTCAAAGAAGATCTGATCAAGTTCTGGATGATGGCTCACACTTGTAGCCCTCAGTTCGTTATGGCTCGATCTGTCACCTGCACCACCTCtggtttcctctgtttcttgagTGCACTCACCTTGTCTGAAGCCATTCTCCGCTCCTACTTTCTTCAACCACGCTCTCTCGGTTTCTGTAGTGGAGACTCTGACTACAAATGGTCAACAACTTTGGTTTTATTCTCCCAAACGGCTGCAGTGGCCATAGGGACGGTTGCTCCAGCGAGCAGATGGTTCACTGCAGTGAACTTACGGTGTTGTTCATCAGGAGCAAACAAATCATTGAGAGATGAGTTGAGAGTAGAGAGTTATTGGGTGGAGAGTCTCTCGGAGAAGAAAGAACATCCCTTGAACTTTTGGATGCTCCATGGTCGCCGCAGTAGGAAGCTTGCGCACGACGTAAACCGATGCATTCTTGATCTCTCCATTGCAGTACAGTACGGTATAGTGTTTGCTAGCAAGTTCCTCCGATTCATCGCTGTCTACTGTGTGAGTAGGATCAAAACAAACCCTGACTCGTCCTCTAGATCAAATCCAACCAGAGAATACGTTCTGCATCTCGAAGGAGAAGAGGAGCTGGTTGATTACATGGCGAGGAGCAACCGCGAGGCCACAAACCACTTGATACAAAAGGGTCGGAAGAAGCAGCCGCGGAACTTGATAGAGCTCTTGGAGGCAACAGATCCCGTCTCAAAAGGATTTGAAGGGATATTAGAGTTTGACAGCGACGAGGTGGCTTCTCTGACGGCCTCTGGAGAGCCACCTAATTGCTGGGCTCTTCCTTTGGTAACACTGACGAGTGTAGCTTCTGCACTTCCAAACATCAACCCTTGCTTGGTGAAGAAGTTCGCGAAGGCTGTAAACGAGGCGTTGGTCTATGTCAAGAAGTTTGAAGACGTCTTAGACACTGAAGGAGAGTTAGCCAACAGCAGGAAAGCTGCTGAAGTAGTTTGGTTATGTGTTGATCTCTACCATAAGTGGCTCAACGTGGATCTACAGAAACTATCTAAGCAGCAACAGAGGGCAAGACCACAAGAAGTTTTTAAAGAGCTTGCGGATATAGCAAAGAAAGAGTTCGACGAATCGTGGGAGAAGAACATGATGCTGAAGCCCTCGCGCTGGCCCATCAAGACTCTGGCAGCAAACTCTATGTACAGAATCAGCCAAACTCTTTTGAAGAA CGGTGGAAGTGAGGGAAGCGTCGGTGAGAGAAGCGGCAATGCATCTGGGGAGAACAGAGAAGATACTTGA
- the LOC108820797 gene encoding asparagine--tRNA ligase, chloroplastic/mitochondrial, producing MAAAFLPATTLRLTPFSTLRFLSSFPLSNPLFRPLRRPLLEGFPTNARRRCFCTAVSQSPGSGEGKKVDNSYHNRFGSKVGEFRKKLKIAEVKGGADQGLGRVGQSLSIMGWVRTLRSQSSVTFIEINDGSCLSNLQCVMSPDAEGYDQVESGSVLTGASISVQGTIVASQGTKQKVELKVDKIIVVGKCDSSYPIQKKRVSREFLRTKAHLRPRSNTFGAVARVRNTLAYATHKFFQESGFVWVASPIITASDCEGAGEQFCVTTLIPSSHETTDTSIDAIPKTKGGLVDWSQDFFGKPAFLTVSGQLNGETYATALSDIYTFGPTFRAENSNTSRHLAEFWMIEPELAFADLNDDMACATAYLQYVVKYVLDNCKEDMEFFDTWIEKGIIHRLSDVVEKEFLQLGYTDAIELLLKANKKFEFPVKWGLDLQSEHERYITEEAFGGRPVIIRDYPKEIKAFYMRENDDGKTVAAMDMLVPRIGELIGGSQREERLEVLEARLDALKLDKESYWWYLDLRRYGSVPHAGFGLGFERLVQFATGIDNIRDVIPFPRSPGSADF from the exons ATGGCGGCCGCGTTTCTGCCGGCGACGACTCTCCGTCTCACTCCATTCTCTACTCTCCGATTCTTATCCTCATTCCCTCTTTCTAATCCTCTCTTCCGCCCTCTACGCCGCCCGCTTCTCGAAGGTTTTCCGACAAATGCTCGCCGGAGATGCTTTTGCACCGCCGTCTCCCAATCTCCCGGTTCCGGCGAGGGAAAGAAGGTGGATAACAGTTACCACAATCGATTCGGGAGTAAAGTTGGAGAGTTCAGGAAAAAGTTAAAGATAGCTGAAGTGAAAGGAGGAGCAGACCAAGGGCTGGGTCGGGTCGGGCAGAGTCTCAGCATCATGGGTTGGGTCCGTACACTTCGTTCTCAGAGCAGTGTCACGTTCATCGAG ATAAATGATGGTTCATGCTTATCCAACTTGCAATGTGTGATGAGTCCTGACGCTGAGGGGTATGATCAG GTAGAGTCTGGTTCGGTGTTGACTGGAGCATCTATATCGGTACAAGGTACTATTGTGGCCAGCCAGGGGACTAAGCAAAAGGTGGAGCTAAAGGTTGACAAAATCATTGTG gTTGGCAAGTGTGACTCTTCCTATCCGATTCAGAAGAAGAGGGTTAGCCGGGAATTCTTGAGGACTAAGGCTCATCTACGTCCAAGATCCAATACTTTTGGAGCG GTAGCGAGGGTTAGGAATACTCTGGCATATGCTACGCACAAGTTTTTTCAAGAAAGTGGATTTGTCTGGGTGGCAAGCCCAATTATCACAGCATCGGATTGTGAAGGAGCTGGAGAACAGTTTTGTGTCACCACACTC ATTCCTAGCTCCCATGAGACCACTGATACTTCCATTGATGCGATTCCTAAAACAAAGGGAGGGTTGGTCGATTGGTCTCAG GACTTCTTTGGGAAACCAGCATTCTTGACAGTCTCTGGCCAACTCAATGGAGAAACTTATGCCACCGCTCTCTCAGAT ATATACACGTTTGGTCCTACATTTCGAGCTGAGAATTCCAACACTTCCAGGCACTTGGCTGAATTCTGG ATGATTGAACCAGAACTTGCTTTTGCCGACCTGAATGATGACATGGCCTGTGCCACCGCCTACCTCCAGTACGTC GTAAAATACGTTCTTGATAACTGCAAGGAAGACATGGAGTTTTTTGATACATGGATTGAGAAAGGAATCATTCATCGCTTGAGT GACGTAGTTGAGAAAGAGTTTCTACAGCTGGGTTACACAGACGCCATTGAACTTCTTCTCAAAGCAAACAAGAAATTTGAATTCCCG GTTAAGTGGGGGCTCGATTTACAGAGCGAGCATGAAAGGTACATAACAGAGGAGGCATTTGGGGGTCGTCCTGTGATAATAAGAGACTATCCCAAGGAGATAAAAGCGTTTTATATGCGTGAGAATGATGATGGGAAGACAGTGGCAGCAATGGATATGCTCGTGCCTCGG ATAGGTGAACTGATAGGTGGAAGCCAAAGAGAGGAAAGACTTGAAGTGTTGGAAGCGAGACTTGATGCTTTGAAACTCGACAAAGAGAGCTACTGGTGGTACCTTGACCTCCGTCGCTATGGTTCAg TTCCTCACGCGGGATTTGGGCTAGGGTTTGAGAGACTGGTTCAGTTTGCCACTGGAATTGATAATATCAGAGACGTTATTCCTTTCCCGCGCTCACCTGGATCTGCTGACTTCTGA